The following coding sequences are from one Kogia breviceps isolate mKogBre1 chromosome X, mKogBre1 haplotype 1, whole genome shotgun sequence window:
- the IL2RG gene encoding cytokine receptor common subunit gamma isoform X1 yields MLKPPLPLRSLLFLQLPLLGVGLNSKVLTPNGNEDITAGGKPGTGGDFFLTSTPAGTLNVSTLPLPKVQCFVFNVEYMNCTWNSSSEPQPTNLTLHYGYKNFNDDDKLQECGHYLFSEGITSGCWFGKKEIHLYQTFVVQLQDPWEHRRQPEQLLKLQDLVIPWAPENLTLRNLSEFQLELSWSNRHLDHCLEHLVQYRSNRDHSWTEQAVDHRHSFSLPSVDAQKLYTFRVRSRYNPLCGSAQHWSDWSCPIHWGSNTSKENPENPETPSLFALKAVLIPVVSMALIVSLICLYWRLERTMPRIPTLKNLEDLVTEYHGNFSAWSGVSKGLAESLQPDYSERLCHVSEIPPKGGEGPGGSPCSQHSPYWAPPCYTLKPEP; encoded by the exons ATGTTGAAGCCACCATTGCCACTCAGATCCCTCTTATTCCTGCAGCTGCctctgctgggggtggggctgaactCAAAGGTCCTCACGCCCAATGGGAATGAAGACATCACAGCTGGTGGGAAACCTGGGACTGGAGGAG ACTTCTTCCTGACCTCTACACCCGCTGGGACCCTCAATGTTTCCACTCTGCCCCTCCCAAAGGTTCAGTGTTTTGTGTTCAATGTCGAGTACATGAATTGCACCTGGAACAGCAGCTCTGAGCCCCAGCCTACCAACCTGACTCTGCATTATGG GTACAAGAActttaatgatgatgataaacTCCAGGAGTGTGGCCACTATCTCTTCTCTGAAGGGATCACTTCTGGCTGTTGGTTTGGAAAAAAGGAGATCCATCTCTACCAAACATTTGTTGTCCAGCTCCAGGACCCATGGGAACACAGGAGGCAGCCCGAACAGTTGCTAAAACTGCAGGATCTGG TGATCCCCTGGGCTCCGGAGAATCTGACACTTCGCAACCTGAGTGAATTCCAGCTAGAACTGAGTTGGAGCAACAGACACTTGGACCATTGTTTGGAGCACCTGGTGCAGTACCGGAGTAACCGGGACCACAGCTGGACT GAACAAGCCGTGGACCACAGACATAGCTTCTCTCTGCCTAGCGTGGATGCACAGAAACTCTACACGTTCCGTGTTCGAAGCCGCTATAACCCACTCTGTGGAAGTGCTCAGCATTGGAGTGACTGGAGCTGCCCCATCCACTGGGGCAGCAATACTTCAAAGG AGAATCCTGAGAATCCTGAGACTCCTTCGTTGTTTGCATTGAAAGCTGTGCTGATCCCTGTTGTCTCCATGGCATTGATCGTGAGCCTCATCTGTTTGTACTGGAGGCTGGAACG GACGATGCCCCGAATTCCCACCCTCAAGAACCTAGAGGATCTGGTTACTGAATACCACGGGAACTTTTCG GCCTGGAGTGGTGTGTCTAAGGGACTGGCAGAAAGTCTGCAGCCAGACTACAGTGAACGGCTCTGCCACGTCAGTGAGATCCCCCCAAAAGGAGGGGAAGGGCCTGGGGGCTCCCCCTGCAGCCAGCATAGCCCCTACTGGGCTCCTCCATGTTACACCCTGAAACCTGAGCCCTGA
- the CXHXorf65 gene encoding uncharacterized protein CXorf65 homolog yields MFIFIKHGDNQQFLANTNCPIILLLHYICHKVGLPKTDTIDLCDTMGTMQLFFLKKTLGEYANKFLIARNTYYVCRVEHGLPGTGLENVYRAFVPLLKNPEPELIDALHTQCDLLQRSQMKMLRKQAAKKATPIRSSVKLPSKSSGCSDEQGTTRSLRPK; encoded by the exons ATGTTCATCTTTATCAAACATGGAG ATAATCAGCAGTTTCTGGCCAATACTAATTGCCCTATCATCCTGTTGCTGCATTATATCTGTCATAAAGTGGGGTTGCCTAAAACAG ACACCATCGATTTGTGTGATACAATGGGGACAATGCAGTTGTTTTTCCTGAAGAAGACCCTTGGAGAATATGCCAACAAATTCCTTATAGCTCGAAACACCTACTACGTTTGTAGAGTGGAGCATGGATTACCAG GAACTGGACTTGAGAATGTCTACAGAGCTTTTGTGCCCCTCCTGAAGAACCCAGAACCCGAGCTAATTG ATGCCTTGCATACACAATGTGACCTCCTGCAGAGGAGTCAAATGAAAATGCTTAGAAAACAAGCAGCCAAGAAAGCCACTCCAATTCGATCGTCAGTGAAACTCCCA TCCAAATCATCAGGATGCTCAGATGAACAGGGGACCACTCGCTCTTTAAGACCAAAGTGA
- the IL2RG gene encoding cytokine receptor common subunit gamma isoform X2 → MGMKTSQLVGNLGLEEVDFFLTSTPAGTLNVSTLPLPKVQCFVFNVEYMNCTWNSSSEPQPTNLTLHYGYKNFNDDDKLQECGHYLFSEGITSGCWFGKKEIHLYQTFVVQLQDPWEHRRQPEQLLKLQDLVIPWAPENLTLRNLSEFQLELSWSNRHLDHCLEHLVQYRSNRDHSWTEQAVDHRHSFSLPSVDAQKLYTFRVRSRYNPLCGSAQHWSDWSCPIHWGSNTSKENPENPETPSLFALKAVLIPVVSMALIVSLICLYWRLERTMPRIPTLKNLEDLVTEYHGNFSAWSGVSKGLAESLQPDYSERLCHVSEIPPKGGEGPGGSPCSQHSPYWAPPCYTLKPEP, encoded by the exons ATGGGAATGAAGACATCACAGCTGGTGGGAAACCTGGGACTGGAGGAGGTTG ACTTCTTCCTGACCTCTACACCCGCTGGGACCCTCAATGTTTCCACTCTGCCCCTCCCAAAGGTTCAGTGTTTTGTGTTCAATGTCGAGTACATGAATTGCACCTGGAACAGCAGCTCTGAGCCCCAGCCTACCAACCTGACTCTGCATTATGG GTACAAGAActttaatgatgatgataaacTCCAGGAGTGTGGCCACTATCTCTTCTCTGAAGGGATCACTTCTGGCTGTTGGTTTGGAAAAAAGGAGATCCATCTCTACCAAACATTTGTTGTCCAGCTCCAGGACCCATGGGAACACAGGAGGCAGCCCGAACAGTTGCTAAAACTGCAGGATCTGG TGATCCCCTGGGCTCCGGAGAATCTGACACTTCGCAACCTGAGTGAATTCCAGCTAGAACTGAGTTGGAGCAACAGACACTTGGACCATTGTTTGGAGCACCTGGTGCAGTACCGGAGTAACCGGGACCACAGCTGGACT GAACAAGCCGTGGACCACAGACATAGCTTCTCTCTGCCTAGCGTGGATGCACAGAAACTCTACACGTTCCGTGTTCGAAGCCGCTATAACCCACTCTGTGGAAGTGCTCAGCATTGGAGTGACTGGAGCTGCCCCATCCACTGGGGCAGCAATACTTCAAAGG AGAATCCTGAGAATCCTGAGACTCCTTCGTTGTTTGCATTGAAAGCTGTGCTGATCCCTGTTGTCTCCATGGCATTGATCGTGAGCCTCATCTGTTTGTACTGGAGGCTGGAACG GACGATGCCCCGAATTCCCACCCTCAAGAACCTAGAGGATCTGGTTACTGAATACCACGGGAACTTTTCG GCCTGGAGTGGTGTGTCTAAGGGACTGGCAGAAAGTCTGCAGCCAGACTACAGTGAACGGCTCTGCCACGTCAGTGAGATCCCCCCAAAAGGAGGGGAAGGGCCTGGGGGCTCCCCCTGCAGCCAGCATAGCCCCTACTGGGCTCCTCCATGTTACACCCTGAAACCTGAGCCCTGA